The proteins below are encoded in one region of Geobacter sp.:
- a CDS encoding glycosyltransferase — protein MKLISIVTPCYNEEENVAELYRQVREVFASLPAYRYEHIFIDNASRDRTVAILKEIAGQDKNVRIIVNSRNFGHIRSPYHALLQAEGDAVILLVADLQDPPPMIRDFIAKWEEGYKVVLGVKSNSEETPAMFLIRRMYYNLISRLSEIELTKNNTGFGLYDRRVMEALREINDPYPYFRGIVSEIGFEKAIIEYVQPRRKRGITKNNFYTLYDIAMLGITNHSRVPLRIATMLGFAMAALSLLVSLGYLIAKLVFWSTFTAGMAPVVIGLFFFGSVQLFFIGILGEYIGLIYTQVQKRPLVIEKERVNFDR, from the coding sequence ATGAAGCTGATCAGCATCGTCACCCCCTGCTACAACGAGGAGGAGAATGTCGCCGAGCTCTACCGCCAGGTGCGGGAGGTCTTTGCCTCCCTGCCGGCGTACCGCTACGAGCACATCTTCATCGACAACGCCTCCCGCGACCGGACCGTTGCCATCCTCAAGGAGATCGCCGGCCAGGACAAAAACGTCAGGATCATTGTCAACAGCCGCAATTTCGGCCATATCCGCTCCCCCTACCACGCCCTGCTCCAGGCAGAGGGGGATGCCGTCATCCTGCTGGTGGCCGACCTGCAGGACCCGCCCCCCATGATCCGGGACTTCATCGCAAAGTGGGAGGAGGGGTACAAGGTGGTGCTGGGGGTGAAGAGCAACAGCGAAGAGACCCCGGCCATGTTCCTGATCCGCAGGATGTACTACAACCTGATCTCACGGCTGTCGGAGATCGAGCTGACCAAGAACAACACCGGGTTCGGCCTCTACGACCGGAGGGTCATGGAGGCGCTGCGGGAGATCAACGACCCGTACCCCTATTTCCGTGGGATCGTCTCGGAGATCGGTTTCGAGAAGGCGATTATCGAATACGTGCAGCCGCGCCGCAAGCGGGGGATCACCAAGAACAATTTCTACACCCTCTACGACATCGCCATGCTCGGGATCACCAACCATTCACGGGTGCCGCTCCGGATCGCCACCATGCTCGGTTTCGCCATGGCGGCGTTGAGCCTTCTGGTTTCTCTCGGCTACCTGATTGCCAAGCTGGTTTTTTGGAGTACCTTTACGGCAGGGATGGCGCCGGTGGTGATCGGCCTCTTCTTTTTCGGCTCGGTGCAGCTCTTCTTCATCGGCATCCTTGGGGAGTACATCGGTCTCATCTACACCCAGGTGCAGAAACGGCCGCTGGTGATCGAAAAGGAGCGGGTGAATTTCGACCGATAG
- the selD gene encoding selenide, water dikinase SelD produces the protein MTKQKIKLTGMVKAAGUAAKLGPAGLEEALRTLPPAVDPALLVGPETSDDAGVYRLSGELALVDTVDIITPLVDDPFTFGRIAASNALSDVYAMGGRPVTALNLVFFPACKLPPHVLADILAGGSAALAQAGACLVGGHTVEDDELKYGLAVTGIVHPDRVVRNSTARPGDVLVLTKPLCSGIVSTAIKAEMVPAAVVDEAVRWLTTLNDVAARLMVACGATACTDVTGFGLIGHISEMATGAGATVRLDLQSVPVLDGVMELVRDGLVPAGCYRNRDHYAPLCRVDGIKAAGDGPTTADERLLPLFDPQTSGGLLIALPPAQLERFMALAAEEGCFAVRIGEVLPREEHAVVIA, from the coding sequence ATGACCAAGCAGAAGATAAAACTGACGGGAATGGTGAAAGCGGCCGGCTGAGCGGCAAAGCTGGGCCCGGCGGGCCTTGAGGAAGCTTTGCGAACCCTGCCTCCTGCGGTTGACCCCGCCCTCCTCGTGGGGCCGGAGACATCCGACGATGCAGGGGTCTATCGACTCTCCGGCGAACTGGCGCTGGTGGACACGGTGGATATCATCACCCCGCTGGTGGACGATCCGTTCACCTTTGGCAGGATAGCTGCGTCCAACGCCCTGTCCGACGTCTACGCCATGGGTGGCAGGCCGGTGACGGCGCTCAACCTGGTATTCTTCCCCGCGTGTAAACTCCCCCCCCATGTGCTGGCCGATATTCTCGCCGGGGGGAGCGCCGCCCTGGCGCAGGCCGGGGCCTGCCTGGTGGGGGGGCATACGGTTGAGGACGACGAGCTGAAGTACGGGCTGGCCGTTACGGGGATCGTCCATCCCGACCGGGTGGTCCGCAACTCAACGGCCCGGCCGGGGGATGTCCTGGTCCTGACCAAGCCGCTGTGCAGCGGCATCGTCTCCACTGCCATCAAGGCGGAGATGGTGCCTGCCGCGGTGGTCGACGAGGCGGTCCGCTGGCTGACCACGCTCAACGACGTTGCCGCCCGGCTCATGGTCGCCTGCGGCGCAACCGCCTGCACCGACGTTACCGGCTTCGGCCTCATCGGCCATATCTCTGAGATGGCGACAGGGGCCGGAGCAACCGTCCGTCTCGACCTGCAGTCAGTGCCGGTGCTGGACGGCGTCATGGAGCTGGTCCGGGACGGGCTGGTCCCGGCAGGCTGCTACCGCAACCGCGATCATTACGCGCCGCTCTGCCGGGTCGATGGGATCAAGGCCGCGGGTGACGGGCCGACCACAGCCGACGAGCGTCTCCTGCCGCTCTTCGACCCGCAGACCTCGGGTGGCCTGCTGATTGCCCTGCCCCCTGCGCAGCTGGAGCGGTTCATGGCCCTGGCCGCGGAAGAGGGCTGTTTCGCCGTCCGGATCGGGGAGGTCTTGCCCCGAGAGGAGCATGCCGTTGTCATTGCCTGA
- a CDS encoding DUF4445 domain-containing protein, which yields MPLSLPDAVVLACDLGTTTIAVSLLDAATGERLAAGGALNPQRSFGADVVTRLAAAVASPDTRAGMARLVNAELETLARRLLADTGVAESCLTMVAIAGNPTMEHLLLDLPVDSLAHIPYRPLFREGRQLLTRDLGWSLAAGLYLFPLPGGFVGGDLVAFLYGEELSDAPPLPHAARLYLDLGTNAEIALCCGDRVFATSAAAGPAFEGGNLSCGMAALPGAIAQVECADGKVRIETIGNGVPTGVCGSGALSAIVSLRREGVIDASGRLRSSAEIPSNLGNRIVERTEGRGFVLYRDARHEVVISQEDIRQVQLAKGAIRAGIEVLLARAGLAAVDLAEVVVTGSFGMVLGAGLLRDLGVIPHAVPSVRFGADGALAGVERYLRREDGEGEVAALASRLAVVPLSGNPLFEAHFIRFMDFTDSEP from the coding sequence ATGCCGTTGTCATTGCCTGATGCCGTTGTCCTTGCCTGCGACCTGGGAACCACCACCATTGCGGTCTCCCTGCTCGACGCCGCCACCGGGGAGCGGCTCGCCGCGGGGGGAGCCCTCAATCCGCAGCGCTCGTTCGGCGCCGACGTGGTGACGCGTCTTGCCGCTGCGGTTGCCTCGCCCGATACGCGGGCCGGGATGGCCCGGCTGGTGAATGCCGAGCTGGAGACGCTCGCCCGTCGCCTCCTTGCCGATACCGGGGTGGCGGAGTCCTGCCTGACGATGGTCGCCATTGCCGGGAATCCCACCATGGAGCACCTGCTGCTCGATCTCCCGGTTGATTCGCTGGCCCATATCCCCTATCGACCCCTCTTCAGGGAAGGAAGGCAGCTGCTGACCCGCGACCTGGGCTGGAGCCTTGCGGCCGGTCTCTATCTCTTCCCCCTTCCCGGCGGCTTTGTAGGGGGGGACCTGGTCGCCTTCCTCTACGGGGAGGAGCTCTCCGATGCACCACCCTTGCCCCACGCTGCACGGCTCTATCTCGACCTGGGGACCAATGCCGAGATTGCTCTCTGCTGCGGTGATCGGGTTTTTGCCACGTCGGCGGCAGCTGGGCCCGCCTTCGAGGGGGGGAACCTTTCCTGCGGCATGGCTGCGCTGCCCGGTGCCATTGCCCAGGTGGAGTGCGCCGACGGGAAGGTCCGGATCGAAACCATCGGCAACGGGGTGCCGACGGGCGTTTGCGGCTCCGGTGCACTGTCGGCCATCGTATCGCTTCGCAGGGAAGGGGTCATTGATGCGAGCGGCCGGCTCCGGTCCTCTGCGGAGATCCCCTCGAACCTCGGCAACCGCATTGTCGAGCGGACTGAGGGGCGGGGGTTCGTCCTGTACCGGGATGCCCGGCATGAGGTGGTCATCTCCCAGGAGGATATCCGCCAGGTTCAGCTGGCAAAGGGGGCGATCCGCGCGGGTATCGAGGTTCTGCTCGCCAGGGCCGGCCTGGCCGCGGTCGATCTGGCCGAGGTGGTCGTGACCGGGTCATTCGGCATGGTGCTCGGCGCCGGGCTGCTGCGCGATCTGGGGGTGATCCCGCACGCGGTCCCTTCGGTCCGGTTCGGTGCGGACGGCGCCCTGGCGGGAGTGGAGCGTTATCTTCGCCGGGAGGACGGGGAAGGGGAGGTGGCGGCCCTGGCCAGCCGCCTTGCGGTCGTCCCGCTGTCGGGCAATCCGCTGTTCGAGGCGCACTTCATCCGGTTCATGGATTTTACCGACAGCGAGCCCTGA